The Amycolatopsis methanolica 239 nucleotide sequence ACGACCTGTCTCGTGGGCGGATCGTCTACCGCTACAAGTGACGCGGTGAGCAACGCATAAGGAAGCAGGAGACGTGAAGGTCCAGCCGAGCGTCAAGAAGATCTGCGACAAGTGCAAGGTGATCCGCCGCCACGGCCGGATCATGGTGATCTGCGAGAACCTGCGGCACAAGCAGCGGCAGGGCTGATCACCGCCTGC carries:
- the rpmJ gene encoding 50S ribosomal protein L36; this translates as MKVQPSVKKICDKCKVIRRHGRIMVICENLRHKQRQG